The following proteins come from a genomic window of Spea bombifrons isolate aSpeBom1 chromosome 10, aSpeBom1.2.pri, whole genome shotgun sequence:
- the N4BP1 gene encoding NEDD4-binding protein 1, whose product MAEAAAPGGSGRELVDEFTAPADKRSLLERSRGRIQALFPVLFTVLGSLESFHYAEREDERSPGHIWLQIKGEREAVRKAKEYVKGLCEPEMEAKESYPKEMHCIFVGAKSLFLNRLIQDTYANISVLEIGVLSIKGATEPVVMAQSQVQQFVSLFRNNESVPCDKEPDVKKKFKCFVEAHADKYTVDLLLLPSALKDALLGLTGDDRRWENDDSLDAQLNSSDHSSEHQINTKEKRRKQAGTPVTELTCQLDSVFFSVSDSGGGSLNGNSSLEERLSVKRRYSESDERCAKKLFSLDGIQVDGPVSRTDDASNVPIIDLVSESSDWEDSVILVEGEDHVSAETEYKILVNFFKTMGYSQEVVEKVIGEFGQSEEPLKLLEEIEKENNKVQDLPCVSNGGTSTDQFKPNKTIPGGKNIRLPVKESFPVQEVIIDLTIHKGSSDDKTPPSSTCDIESDACDSFKSRLQAQRTALKNFDFVARGASGPSPPCTDLIVLDGAGPSKMPPVTSTNRSSQGPLAHRGELAPAPSERPPRCQNDPPVTGVQIFLNSIKVPYRLELKNEPGRRDLKRVIIDGSNVAMSHGLNRFFSCRGVAIAVEYFWKRGHRDITVFVPQWRTKRDPNITEQHFLQQLQDLGILSFTPARTVLGTRIASHDDRFLLHLAERTGGIIVTNDNLREFVVESPVWREIIKHRLLQYTFVGDLFMIPDDPLGRHGPNLDDFLRNHHDIWNVPGGHALNGGIHRPVSTCTPRQSVATGVCAPRQSVATGVCASNPCRFPVGDERLAFNPTLQNILRPLPLTPPQRTLAETSQLKEALLKIFPESNQQQKIHQILSSHPYMRDLNALSAMVLD is encoded by the exons ATGGCTGAAGCTGCTGCACCCGGCGGATCAGGAAGGGAGCTCGTCGATGAATTCACCGCCCCTGCGGACAAGAGGTCCCTGCTGGAGAGAAGCAGAGGCCGGATTCAGGCGCTCTTTCCAGTGCTGTTCACCGTGCTGGGCTCTTTGGAGAGCTTCCATTATGCAGAGAGAGAGGATGAGCGAAGCCCTGGTCACATCTGGCTGCAAAtcaaaggggagagagaggctgTGCGTAAGGCCAAG GAATACGTGAAGGGTCTTTGTGAACCAGAAATGGAGGCAAAGGAAAGCTATCCAAAAGAAATGCACTGCATCTTCGTCGGGGCCAAGAGCCTGTTTCTTAATCGTCTCATTCAGGATACCTACGCCAACATCAGCGTGTTGGAAATCGGGGTCCTCAGTATCAAAGGGGCCACGGAACCTGTAGTGATGGCTCAAAGTCAGGTCCAGCAGTTTGTGAGCCTCTTCAGGAACAACGAGAGCGTGCCGTGCGACAAAGAGCCCGACGTGAAAAAAAAGTTCAAGTGTTTCGTGGAGGCGCACGCGGACAAGTACACGGTGGATTTATTACTGCTGCCCAGTGCCCTGAAGGACGCGCTCTTGGGGCTGACCGGGGACGACCGCCGTTGGGAGAATGACGATAGTTTGGATGCCCAGCTGAATAGTTCAGATCACTCATCTGAGCACCAAATAAACACCAAGGAAAAGCGTAGAAAGCAAGCGGGGACGCCTGTCACAGAGCTGACTTGTCAGCTGGACtctgtttttttcagtgtttcTGACTCCGGTGGAGGGTCGTTAAACGGGAATTCATCCCTAGAGGAGCGTCTGTCGGTTAAAAGGCGTTACTCTGAAAGCGACGAAAGGTGCGCAAAGAAGCTCTTCTCGCTGGACGGCATTCAGGTGGATGGACCCGTCTCCAGAACTGACGACGCGTCCAATGTTCCCATTATTGACTTGGTTTCCGAATCCAGTGACTGGGAAGATTCTGTGATACTGGTGGAAGGCGAGGACCATGTCAGCGCAGAAACCGAATATAAAATCCTCGTCAACTTTTTTAAAACGATGGGATATTCCCAGGAAGTAGTTGAGAAGGTTATTGGTGAATTTGGACAATCAGAGGAACCCCTTAAACTCCTGGAGGAAATTGAAAAGGAGAACAACAAAGTGCAAGATCTCCCCTGTGTTTCCAATGGTGGTACCAGTACAGACCAGTTCAAGCCTAACAAAACCATtcctgggggaaaaaacattaggCTGCCTGTCAAAGAGTCCTTTCCGGTGCAGGAGGTGATCATAGATTTAACAATCCACAAGGGTTCCTCAGATGACAAGACTCCCCCGAGCAGCACGTGTGATATAGAGAGCGACGCATGCGATTCTTTCAAATCCAGACTTCAGGCACAAAGGACAGCGCTAAAAAATTTTGATTTTGTTGCGAGAGGCGCATCCGGTCCGTCTCCCCCATGTACCGATTTGATTGTTTTAGACGGTGCAGGACCTTCCAAGATGCCTCCTGTGACCTCTACAAACAGAAGCTCGCAAGGCCCTTTAGCCCACAGGGGGGAATTGGCTCCGGCACCAAGCGAGAGACCGCCCCGATGTCAGAATGACCCTCCTGTAACCGGAGTTCAGATATTTCTCAATTCCATTAAAGTTCCTTACCGCTTAGAACTGAAAAACGAGCCCGGAAGGAGAGACCTAAAGCGTGTTATTATCGACGGCAGTAATGTGGCCATGAG TCATGGTTTGAATAGATTCTTTTCTTGCCGGGGAGTCGCTATAGCGGTGGAGTACTTCTGGAAGAGAGGCCACCGGGATATAACCGTGTTTGTCCCACAATGGAGAACCAAGCGTGATCCAAATATAACAG aacagcacttcttacagcaGCTACAAGATTTGGGGATCCTGTCTTTCACTCCGGCCAGGACGGTGCTGGGTACCCGAATTGCATCGCACGATGACAG ATTTCTGTTGCACCTTGCAGAGAGGACGGGAGGTATAATCGTAACGAATGATAACTTACGGGAATTTGTTGTGGAATCTCCCGTCTGGAGAGAGATCATTAAACACAG GTTGTTACAGTATACGTTTGTCGGAGATCTCTTCATGATCCCAGATGATCCTTTGGGAAGACATGGACCGAATTTGGATGACTTCCTTAGGAACCACCATGACATCTG GAATGTGCCCGGTGGTCATGCACTCAACGGAGGAATACATCGTCCTGTCTCTACCTGCACCCCGCGCCAGTCGGTGGCAACCGGTGTCTGCGCCCCGCGCCAGTCGGTGGCAACCGGTGTCTGCGCCAGCAATCCCTGCCGCTTTCCGGTTGGGGATGAAAGGCTTGCGTTCAACCCAACACTTCAGAATATTTTGCGGCCTCTCCCCCTCACCCCCCCGCAGAGGACTCTGGCCGAAACCTCACAATTAAAAGAAGCCCTTCTAAAGATTTTCCCAGAATCGAACCAGCAGCAGAAAATCCATCAGATACTTTCCTCCCACCCCTACATGAGAGACCTCAATGCGTTATCAGCCATGGTCCTGGACTGA